The following proteins come from a genomic window of Nostoc sp. TCL26-01:
- the namA gene encoding NADPH dehydrogenase NamA, with product MTHLFEPLKIRDVTLRNRIAVSPMCQYSSTNGFANDWHLVHLASRAVGGAGLVITEAAAVEPCGRISPQDLGIWSDAHIESLSRVVGLIHNFGAVAGIQLAHAGRKASVSKPSKGGKVLDESQEGWRPVVSSSAIAFNKDSPIPEALSLEGIEQLIQAFVQAAKRSLQAGFKVIEIHAAHGYLLHQFLSPLVNQRQDDYGGSFENRTRLLREVVEKIREVWPESYPLLVRLSATDWVDKGWDIEQSVALSDKLKSLGVDLIDCSSGGAIPGINIPVKPGYQTQIAEQIRREANISTGAVGLITSPEQADQIIRNEVADMVLLGRELLRNPYWPHLAAKQLGHEKHWPIQYDRAWLS from the coding sequence ATGACACATTTATTTGAACCGTTAAAAATTCGGGATGTTACCTTGCGCAATCGGATTGCTGTGTCACCGATGTGTCAATATTCTAGTACTAATGGCTTTGCTAATGATTGGCACTTGGTTCATTTAGCTTCTCGTGCAGTTGGTGGTGCAGGTTTGGTCATCACAGAAGCTGCGGCGGTGGAACCTTGCGGGCGAATTAGTCCACAGGATTTGGGAATTTGGTCAGATGCACATATAGAATCTTTATCTAGAGTTGTGGGTTTAATTCATAACTTTGGTGCAGTTGCTGGTATCCAACTGGCTCATGCAGGGAGAAAAGCCAGTGTTAGCAAACCTTCTAAAGGGGGAAAAGTATTAGATGAATCTCAAGAGGGTTGGCGACCTGTTGTTTCTAGTAGTGCGATCGCTTTTAATAAAGACAGTCCAATACCAGAAGCTTTAAGCCTTGAAGGTATTGAGCAATTGATTCAAGCCTTTGTCCAAGCTGCTAAACGTTCGTTGCAAGCGGGTTTCAAGGTGATAGAAATCCATGCAGCCCACGGTTACTTACTCCACCAGTTTCTCTCACCCTTAGTTAACCAACGCCAAGATGATTATGGCGGTAGTTTTGAAAATCGCACTCGTCTCCTACGAGAAGTTGTTGAGAAAATCCGCGAAGTCTGGCCAGAGTCATACCCTTTACTTGTGCGTCTCTCGGCTACAGATTGGGTAGATAAGGGATGGGATATCGAACAGAGTGTTGCTTTGAGTGATAAGCTGAAATCTCTCGGTGTAGATTTAATTGATTGTTCTTCCGGGGGGGCTATACCGGGTATTAATATACCTGTTAAACCTGGATACCAGACTCAGATTGCTGAACAAATCCGTCGGGAAGCAAACATCTCCACTGGTGCTGTAGGTTTAATTACTTCCCCAGAACAAGCCGACCAAATTATTCGCAACGAAGTCGCTGACATGGTGTTGTTAGGACGAGAACTACTGCGTAATCCCTATTGGCCTCACCTAGCAGCCAAACAACTAGGACATGAGAAACACTGGCCGATACAATATGATAGGGCTTGGTTATCGTGA